GTACACTTGAAGAGAGAGATAAGTTATAGGGATTTCAGATAATGATGGGCCCAAATGTCAACGTGACACATGCCACGCTAAAAAGTCGAGCtacaactctttttcttttctgtttatcctttttcacaatttgtcttttcttctcttcgtgacacaaaattaaaaattaacaatcaACCAATGATCAACGTCCAACTGCAATTGTGCAAATGAAACCAATCATTTAGGATTttcaatgaaaaggaaaatagtaaaaaaattaaaattaaaatttcgcAAACAGATTAGTTGTTAAGAGGTTAGGTTGGGAAATATGACCACATTCCACGTAATATTAATATCGATTCAAACCATACTTAAACATACCTAAACAATATGAAGAAGGAGTTGTAGAGCGAGGATGGCATCTTCGGGCTTGAGAAAAGAGCTGGAGGTGgaagaataaaggaaataacAATCACGATATTATCACATTGCTACTTTATAAAATTATGTGCCCTAAGTGTGTTATGTACGTGTTGTGCTAGCATCATGCACGTGCCGTGCCGAGATCGTGCACGTGATGTGTCGGCATCATGCATATTATGTGCATATTCCAACATCaacataaaaaacctaaatatCGATTAAAAAAGCATAACAAATCCAATTGACATAAGTACTAATAAgtcataaaacatttttgactaaattgaaGTTTGTCCTAATGTTGGTATTTCCCCCACAGCTTGAGACAGCGCAATCATAAAACTCATGGACATCGCCGCTTATCACCTGACCCATTGCAACACCAATTGCGCCCCCCTGGGTGCGCAACCAACCTCATTGGGAAGATCTCTGAGCTGTAGACCAATGTTACCGATCCCATCCCAATGAAAAAGGAGGCCGCCTAGCACAACAATGAGAAGACGCATATGGCATCAACCCACTCCACCTTCTCGTGGTGGTGGATGATAGTGAGGGATACACCCAGGGAGACGAGTGACAAAATCATCCCGCCAACGCTAATGAGCATCAACCTTCGCCACCCCATTCGATCAATGCTAATGGCGCAAACCAGGGTGAACATGGTCTTCACAAGCTACCAAGCCAAAAGGGATTCCTTCCAAATAGAACAGGTAAGGTCGTGCGAATTTGGTGCACATCCTGGATAAGAAATAATGGGAGACGTAGGCCAAGTGGGTGCCCCCGTTCATCAAAATCCGAAACACCCAAACAAGCATAAAAAACAATCAACTTCTTTAACTTAAATTTTCTAACCTTAACTTTTTACTTAAGACAAAAGtggatgataaattttaaaaaataaatatatgctacaaaattaggaaagaaatgaaatgactaCCTCAGGGAACGACGTGAGCAGGCCGCAGTAAAAGGTGGGAGATATCTCTGTAATGTAGACAAAAGCTATAGTAAGGGTATAGCCTGCCCCGACATTGATGGTAAGGCGGCCCAGTAGTAAGTAGAAGAAACCTGGCCCAAAGATCATGAAGAGGGAGCCGACAAAGAGAATGGTTGTAGCCAACACAACCTTGATACAACTGGGAAGTCTATTGGCGGTGGACCCAGCTAGTGCCAACCCAAAGAGGGAGAAGAGTTTAGATATTCCCAACCACCAATCATCATCCTCACTACTTAACTGTAGGTCTCGCTTTATGTATACGCTCGCCTCACTCATCACTCCAATTTCTGCCAAAAATCTTATTTGTTATACTAATATTCAAAGTAAATTTGGCCAcatataagaaattgaaaaaataaaaatgaaaaagaaaatattctgtGAACTATTTTCCAATAACTATTTTCCAGGATGATTTATCCCaaattggctaaaaaagaaggaaaaagtggATGATGTTatataaaattaagtaatttttgttgttttttttatgcattaaaaaaaggaCATTTGGTAatagatttattatttttattagtaataaagctagacaaaaaaaaaagtgcactcAAATATAACCAAATTATtgttatcgttttttttttttgggtaacatCGTCGATTTACAAGGGATTGATTAGTTTTTATGGACAAACTTGATGGAATGCTTGGAAATATTGGACACAATGCTAGAGAGCttgagagaggaggagagggacTAACCAAAACCTAGCACGATGCAAACTATAGATGTTGCAATCGCATAGCAGGAGGCATAGTTGTTACAGCGCGGCCGGTTCCCTTTTCCTGCTTCTTCTAATAGGCATTGGACTCCTGAGTGTGTAATGCACGTGTCGTGCTAGCATCATACATGTGCCATACATGTAGAGCGAGGATGGCATCTTCGGGCTTGAGAAAAAAAGCTGGAGGTGgaagaataaaggaaataacAATCACGATATTATCACATTGctactttataaaaattatgtgcCATAAGTGTATTATGTACATGTTGTGCTAGCATCGTGCACGTGCCGTGCCAAGATCGTGCACGTGACGTGTCAGCATCGTACATATTATGTGCATATTCCAACATCAAcataaaaaaacctaaatttcgATTAAGAAAGCATAACAAATCCAATTGACATAAGTACTAATAAgtcataaaacatttttgactaaattgaaGTTTGCCCTAATGTTGGTATTTCCCCCACAACCGGGGACAGGGCAATCATAAAACTCATGGACATTGCGCCGCTTATCACTTGGCCCACTGCAACGCCAATTGTCCCCCCTTGGGCGCGCAACCTCATCGGGAAGATCACTGAGCTGTAGACCAATGCTACCGGCCCCATCCCAATGAAAGAGGCCGTGTAGCACAGCAATGAGAAGACGCATATGGCATCAACCCACTCGACCTCCTCGTGGTGGTGGATGATAGTGAGGGATACACCCAGGAAGACGAGTGACAAAATCATCCCGCCAACGCTAATGAGCATCAACCTTCGCCACCCCATTCGATAATGCTAATGGCGCAAACCAGGGTGAACATGGTCTTCACAAGGTCCACTACTATGAGGAAGAGGAGCTGTTCCTTGTGGTTGACAAAGCTCGTCTTCTAAAAACTGCGAGGACCATAGACAAGTATGGTGTCAGCTCGAGAAACTTGTTGGAACAGGTAAATTCCAAATACACAAATGTTCATGTGTAGGATTGATCGGGTTGGGTGGATGACAGCCTGCCACACGCCCTCCCCACTGGTCTGGCTAATGACCTCATCCAGCCGACATGCCACCTCCTCCTCGGAGTTAGAGATCCGTGCTAGAATGTCCCTCGCCTCCTTCACACGACCATGCTTGACAAGCCACCGGGGAGATCCTGGCATGGCATAAACCCCAAAAGCGACAAAGGCAAAGGGGATTCCTCCAAAATAGAATAGGTAAGATCGTGCGAATATGGTGCGCATCCTGGATAAGAAATAGTGGGAGACGTAGGCCAGGAGGGTGCCCCCGTTCATGAAAATTTGAAACACCccaaaaaagcataaaaaagaatcaacttCTTTAACTTAAATTTTCTAACCTTAATTTTTACTTAgacaaaagttgataaattttaaaaaataaatatatgctacaaaattaggaaagaaatgaaatgaaatgactaCTTCAGGGAACGACGTGAGCAGGCCACGGTAAAAGGTGGGAGATATCTCTGTAATGTAGACAGAAGCTATAGTAAGTGCACTCAAATATAACCAAATTATTGTTATCGTTTTTTTGGTTAACATCATCGATTTATAAGGAATTGATTAGTTTTTATGGAAAAACTTGATGGAATGCTTGGAAATATTGGACACAATGCTAGAGAGCttgagagaggaggagagggacTAACCAAAACCTAGCACGATGCAAACTATAGATGCTGCAATCGCATAGCAGGAGGCATAGTTGTTCTGCCAAAAGTGGATGATGTTatataaaattaagtaatttttgttgcttttttatgcattaaaaaaaggaCCTTTGATAatagatttattattatttttttagtaataaagctagacaaaaaaaaaagtgcactcAAATATAACCAAATTATTGTTATCGTTTTATTTGGGCAACATCATCGATTTACAAGGAATTGATTAGTTTTTATGGAAAAACTTGATGGAATGCTTGGAAATATTGGACACAATGCTAGAGAGCTTGAGAAAGGAGGAGAGGGACTAACCAAAACCTAGCACGATGCAAACTATAGATGCTACAATCGCATAGCAGGAGGCATAGTTGTTACAGCATGGCCGGTTCCCTTTTCCTACTTCTTCTAATAGGCATTGGACTCTTAAGTGTGTTATGCACGTGTCGTGCTAGCATCATACATGTGCCATACATGTAGAGCGAGGATGGCATCTTGGGGCTTGAGAAAAAAGCTAGAGGTGgaagaataaaggaaataataatCATGATATTATCACATTGCTactttataaaatttatgtgcCCTAAGTGTGTTATGTACGTGTTGTGCTAGCATTGTGCACGTGCCGTGCCGAGATCATGCACGTGACTTGTCGGCATCGTGCATATATGTGCATATTCCAACATCaacataaaaaacctaaattttgattaaagaaGCATAACAAATCCAATTGACATAGTACTAATAAgtcataaaacatttttgacaaaattgaagtTTGGCCTAATGTGGGTATTTCCCCCACAGCCTGAGATAGGGCAATCATAAAACTCATGGTCATCGCGCCACTTATCACCTGGCCCACTGCAATGCTAATTGCGCACCCCTGGGCGCACAACCTCATCAGGTAGATCTCTGAGTTGTAGACCAATGCTATCGGCCCCATCCCAATGGAAAAGGAGGCCGTGTAGCACATCATTGAGAAGACGCATATGGCATCAGCCCACTCAACCTCCTCATAGTGGTGGATGATAGTGAGGGATACACCTAGGGAGGCGAGTGACAAAATCATCCCGCCAACGCTAATGAGCATCAACCTTCGGCGCCCCATTCGATCAATGCTAATGGTGCAGACCAGGGTGAACATGGTCTTCACAAGGTCCACTGCtatgaggaggaggagctgtTCCCTGTGGTTGACAATGCTCATTTGCTAAAAAATGCGAGGGCCGTAGACAAGTATGATGTCAGCTCGAGAAGCTTGTTGGAACAAGTAAATTCTAAACACACAAATACTTATGTGTAGGATTGATCAGGTTGGGTGGATGACAGCCTGCCACACGCCCTCCCCACTGGTCTGGCTAATGACCTCATCCAGTCGACATGCCACCTCCTCCTCGGAGTCAGAGATCCATGCCAAAATGTCCCTCGCCTCCTCCACACGACCATGCTTGACAAGCCACTGGGGAGATTCTGGCATGGCCAAAACCGCAAAAGCGACCAAACCAAAGGGGATTCCTCCCAAATAGAACTGGTAAAATCGTGCGAATTTGGTGCGCATCCTAGATAAGAAATAGTGGGAGATGTAGGCCAAGAGGGTGCCCCCGTTCATGAAAATTTGAAACACCCCAAACAAGCATAAAAAAACAATCAACTTCTTTAACTTAAATTTTCTAACCTTAATTTTTTCTTAGACAAAAGttgatgataaattttaaaaaataaatatatgctacaaaattaggaaagaaaatgaatgaaatgattACCTCAGGGAACGATGTGAGCAGGCCGCGGTAAAAGGTGGGAGATATCTCTGTAATGTAGACAGAAGCTATAGTAAAGGTATAGCCTGCCCCGATATTGATGATAAGGCGGCCTAGTAGTAAGAATGGTTGTGGCCAACACAACCTTGATACAGTTGGGAAGTTTGTTCGATGTGGACCCAGCTAGTGCCAACCCAAAGAGGGAGAAGAGTTTAGATATTCCCAACCACAAATCATCGTCCTCACTGCTTAACTGTAAGTTTGGCTTTATGTATACGTTCGCCTCACTCATCACTCCAATTTCTGCCAAAAATCTTATTTGTTATACTAATATTCCAAGTAAATTTGGCCAcatataagaaattgaaaaaataataatgaaaaagaaaatattatgtgaACTATTTTCTAGGAACTATTTTCTAGGATGATTTATCCCaaattggctaaaaaagaaggaaaaagtggATGATGTTatataaaattaagtaatttttgttgcttttttatgcattaaaaaaaggaCCTTTGGTAAtagatttatcatttttattagtaataaagctagacaaaaaaaaaagtgcactcaaatataactaaattattgttatcatttttttggGCAACATCATCGATTTACAAGGAATTGATTAGTTTTTATGGAAAAACTTGATGGAATGCTTGGAAATATTGGACACAATGCTAGAGAGCttgagagaggaggagagggacTAACCAAAACCTAGCATGATGCAAACTATAGATGCTGCAATCGCATAGTAGGAGGCATAATTCCTACAGCGTGGCGGGTTCCCTTTTTCCTACTTCTTATAATAGGTGTTGGACTCCTAAGTGTGTTATGCACATGTCGTGCTAGCATCGTACATGTGCCGTGCTAGCATCGTGCGTATTATGTGTATATtccaactaggggtgagcgcggTTTGCAATTTTAAAGGAGGTTCTAGTTCCCGAGTCCATTTTTTTGGGAACcagtggttcccggttcctataGGAACTGGAACTGGAACCAGATTCCAGaatataaaatgtgaaaatcctagatttcaatttgtttcttcccctttcccctttctgtttcttctttttccctcttcgcCCTGTCCCCGACTCCCCCATGTCACTCTAAAATCTCTCTCCAACGATTTGACTCACTACTCTCGACGATGCCCCTCGATGACCTCAACGCCCCTTGACACCGCTCGCCATTGCTTGCCGCCCTCGACGCCCTCCGACACCACTCAACCCTCCGCATCGTTGGACGCCCCTCGACACCGCTTGATCCTTGGTGCCGCTCGAGCCCCCTTGACGACGCTCAACCCTTGGAACTACTCGACGCCCTTCGATGCCACTCTCCTCTCTTGAAGTTGCTCAACCCTTGGCGTCGCTCGCCTTTCTCAACGCCGCTCAACCCTCAGCATGAGTACGCATTCGTTAGGTCCCTACACTCAGATGCATGTGTCCATGagaaaataaacagaaaatgaGAACGATATGTGAGAATGCTCATTCTCTGTATCTGCATGTAGAAGATCCATACCTTTGAGCCCAGTTTATTTGACCGTTTGACAATGCGATCAAGCTGCATTTTTAACAATTCCAAGGCATGTGAATTATCACCATTCTCTGCAACAGCTTCTATATTTTAATGGAACCTACTCCTTCTTTAGTGGTATTTGAAGATGCGATTTGTGGTCTCCTTTTTCCATGCACAAGGGCTATGAACAATATTTGGACAAGGATTGGTGAAAGAACTACATAGTTTTGGCAAGTGATCCGATTCattgttttttccttctcagTTGATATATCCACTGCTATGCCCACTCTATCATAAGTTTCTCTTCTGAGTATGTCTTCTAGGGCAGTGATGTCCAGAGATTTTTGAATAAGACGTGTCGTGTGCCAGGAATTTGCAGCTCTTGAGATATTTGAGTTGGACTACACAAAAGTGTATTTCTCGGGAAGAAACATTTGACATGACTTAGGGGTTGGTTTTTCCTTTGAATGAAAAAAGTGAGCTACTCAATCATCTATCCTAAATTTGCACTAAGAAATACAAGTTATATGAACAAATGTATAGATATTCTGTAGTTGTTacgagaaaataacttttaatttgaagatCCTTCTTATTGCACTATTCGTTTGCTGTTTTTATGCATGTGAGAATTTTTTAAGGCCTCAATGTCATAATATACAAATGGCTAATAATGGATATCAATTGTACTCTGCCATATGCTAATATAAGGTGGTAATTATTTACTTACAGGAATAAAGGCAGTGAGAGTAACAGGTGAGTTAGCTCCATCCCCTATTTTGATATGTTGAatgcaaattcaaaatttatctAGCAAATGCTTTTTCATTGGagtttttgagcattttttAGTATTAGGCGTAGATACTAGTTTATAGTTGCTGCATATTTGCCTGCATAGAAGGACATCTATAGTCATTGAGAGTTCACCTTGATAGGTTCAGACGCACATAGGATGGCACCAATTACCCTTGGTTTTAGAGCTCACTAATCTTTCCCTTTAACTTTTTGTAGCATTGTGAACATCAACGACCCTAGCATGGCAATGAGGTCTTAGTACTGGAATTGTTGGACCCCTAAAGATATACTTGAACCCATTTACATATTATATAACCCGGAAGTAAACAAATTTTGAACCCTTAATGATGGTGCAATCACAGTAAATATGCACAGTAAATGCCTATTTCTACTGATATGCAACTTGTTCTTCTACTTTGTTGGGTGGGTAATGGTGAACTTTTGTGACTTCTGTAGCTGTCCAAGCTAAACTTGTTGGATCAGATAATCTTCAACTGAACTGAAACCGTAGCCAAACCAAGTGAGGGatcaataactaaattgatccaTTTAATGAATGTTCGGATAGTAATATGGGTTTTAGATCAGTTTATCTGATTTGCAGATGTGCCTGTTAAGGACGAATGTCTGAAGTGTTGCTATTACTCTTCAAATAGTTTTGTCTACCTTGCATAATTGATCTTAGCATGTTCCGTGAAAGATTCTAGCTAAACCTAACATTGGATTGAGTCATAGATTTCATGTTCCCTTTCCAGTAAAAAAACATATGAATGTCAAGTAATTTGGGTAATGAAAGTAGGGTCTGACTGATTGCTGCGTCAGTAAATGAgttttcttcaaagaaataaACTTGAGTCCATATGAGCGAATTACAAAGTGAGAAATTGtgacattctttttattttgttccagcAAATGAGCAATTCCCCTTACATAGAATGTTAATCTCCAATACAGCAGGACCTGTTCATTTGTCCCATGCATAAGAAGCACCAAGAGCATCCATAACTTTCATCTTTATATAGCTTCTCATAAAATAATCCTCTGGCAGTTACAAATATTGGGTTCTAGAGATTTtaaactattattttttttatgacttgcAGGTGTATGATTGTTATATGTTACTCCATCTGAATTATTAATGCATTGAGATGGTGGAGCTTTATTGGTACATTTTTTAGCAACCAGACTGAGAATATGATCCTTAATGCTCTTGTTTTTATGGTCTAATTTGTTCTATGGTGTTATAAATTCCTTGATACAAAGttccaaaacaaaatttatggtCTAGTGAATTTTGTTCCATTTTAATGCAGACTTTTGctcaatttcttctcttttatctaATTGAATTCCTCACCAAGAATTCTTTTTCCTATGTTGATAGTTTTGTTCGTGttgtattctctttgatgaatgacaagctCGTTTATTATTGTTGCGCTCATTTCagttttttaaaaactaaaaatgaaactgaaaaaaaaaaaggaaaagaaaaagaacctaTTGGAACCTGTGACTAACCCCGGAACCCTTGTGACAAGGTAGATTCCGGGTTTTTGGTTTCAATGGCCagattctaggttccaaaaaatgaggactCTATACTCCAgagtaggtttcaggttctaggtggaacctgtaaggaacttAGAACCACTCACCTCTAATTCCAACATCaacataaaaaacctaaatttcgATCAAAAAAGTATCACAACTCCAATTGACATAAGTACTAATAAGTCATAAAGCATTTTTTACTAAGTAGGAAGTAAAGCATTTTCAACTTggtttctattatttttattttttaatcaaatttaaaatctcttatcaaacttttagggattttatcaattttttttatgatttttgaaatctttaaattttttaatgaatttaatttttttaatgatttttattaatattatattcGAGGAATGAGC
This Eucalyptus grandis isolate ANBG69807.140 chromosome 7, ASM1654582v1, whole genome shotgun sequence DNA region includes the following protein-coding sequences:
- the LOC104454777 gene encoding putative polyol transporter 1, coding for MSEASVYIKRDLQLSSEDDDWWLGISKLFSLFGLALAGSTANRLPSCIKVVLATTILFVGSLFMIFGPGFFYLLLGRLTINVGAGYTLTIAFVYITEISPTFYCGLLTSFPELVKTMFTLVCAISIDRMGWRRLMLISVGGMILSLVSLGVSLTIIHHHEKVEWVDAICVFSLLC